From Cellulosimicrobium sp. ES-005, one genomic window encodes:
- a CDS encoding phosphoglycerate kinase: MLTIDSLGDLRGKRVLVRSDFNVPLDGTTITDDGRIRAALPTLKKLTDAGAKVIVTAHLGRPKGEPDPKYSLAPVAARLGELLGVPVHLAQDVVGDSARETVAALGDGEVALLENIRFDPRETSKDDAERQALAQDLAQLADVFVSDGFGVVHRKQASVYDVAQVLPSAVGELVLKEVDSLRKATEDPARPYAVVLGGSKVSDKLGVIANLLTKADRLLIGGGMVFTFLAAKGYGVGKSLLEEDQIDTVKGYLADAEKNGVEIVLPTDIVVADAFAADSPHEVVAADAIPADKIGLDIGPESAQLFASKIVDAKTVVWNGPAGVFEFEAFSGGTRAVAQALVDATANGAFTIVGGGDSAAAVRILGFDEAGFSHISTGGGASLEFLEGKDLPGISVLEG, translated from the coding sequence ATGTTGACCATCGACTCCCTGGGCGACCTGCGCGGCAAGCGCGTCCTCGTCCGCTCCGACTTCAACGTCCCGCTCGACGGGACGACCATCACGGACGACGGGCGCATCCGCGCCGCGCTCCCGACGCTGAAGAAGCTCACCGACGCGGGCGCGAAGGTGATCGTCACCGCGCACCTCGGCCGTCCCAAGGGCGAGCCGGACCCGAAGTACTCCCTCGCGCCCGTCGCGGCCCGCCTGGGCGAGCTGCTGGGCGTGCCGGTGCACCTGGCGCAGGACGTCGTCGGCGACTCGGCGCGTGAGACGGTCGCCGCGCTCGGCGACGGCGAGGTCGCGCTGCTGGAGAACATCCGGTTCGACCCGCGCGAGACGTCGAAGGACGACGCGGAGCGCCAGGCGCTCGCTCAGGACCTCGCGCAGCTCGCGGACGTGTTCGTCTCCGACGGCTTCGGCGTCGTGCACCGCAAGCAGGCGTCCGTCTACGACGTCGCGCAGGTGCTCCCGTCCGCCGTGGGCGAGCTCGTCCTCAAGGAGGTCGACTCGCTGCGCAAGGCGACCGAGGACCCGGCCCGCCCGTACGCGGTCGTGCTCGGCGGCTCCAAGGTCTCGGACAAGCTCGGCGTCATCGCGAACCTGCTCACCAAGGCGGACCGTCTGCTCATCGGCGGCGGCATGGTGTTCACGTTCCTCGCGGCGAAGGGCTACGGCGTCGGCAAGTCCCTCCTCGAGGAGGACCAGATCGACACGGTCAAGGGCTACCTCGCGGACGCGGAGAAGAACGGCGTCGAGATCGTCCTGCCGACGGACATCGTGGTGGCCGACGCGTTCGCCGCGGACTCCCCGCACGAGGTCGTCGCGGCGGACGCGATCCCGGCCGACAAGATCGGTCTCGACATCGGCCCCGAGTCGGCGCAGCTCTTCGCGAGCAAGATCGTCGACGCGAAGACGGTCGTGTGGAACGGCCCCGCCGGCGTGTTCGAGTTCGAGGCGTTCTCGGGCGGGACGCGCGCCGTGGCCCAGGCCCTGGTCGACGCGACGGCCAACGGCGCGTTCACGATCGTCGGCGGCGGCGACTCGGCCGCCGCGGTCCGGATCCTCGGCTTCGACGAGGCGGGCTTCAGCCACATCTCGACCGGTGGCGGCGCGAGCCTCGAGTTCCTCGAAGGCAAGGACCTCCCGGGGATCTCCGTCCTCGAGGGCTGA
- the tpiA gene encoding triose-phosphate isomerase has translation MANSRTPLMAGNWKMNLDHHQATHTVQKLAWTLKDAKHDYAAVEVAVLPPFTDLRSVQTLVDADKLELKYGAQDVSAHLEGAYTGEISATMLAKLGASYVAIGHSERRQYHGETDAQVNEKIVAAVGQGVAPILCVGEGLDVRKAGEQISYTLAQVEGALAGIPAAQLATLVIAYEPVWAIGTGEVATPEDAQEVCGAIRGALGDLYDADLANATRILYGGSVKSSNVAAIMAQPDVDGALVGGASLDPEEFAKIVRYQSHATGA, from the coding sequence GTGGCGAACAGCCGTACCCCGCTCATGGCGGGCAACTGGAAGATGAACCTGGACCACCACCAGGCGACGCACACCGTGCAGAAGCTCGCGTGGACGCTCAAGGACGCGAAGCACGACTACGCGGCCGTCGAGGTGGCCGTGCTGCCGCCCTTCACCGACCTCCGGTCGGTGCAGACGCTCGTCGACGCGGACAAGCTCGAGCTGAAGTACGGCGCGCAGGACGTGTCCGCGCACCTGGAGGGCGCCTACACGGGCGAGATCTCGGCGACGATGCTCGCCAAGCTCGGCGCGAGCTACGTCGCGATCGGCCACTCGGAGCGCCGGCAGTACCACGGCGAGACGGACGCCCAGGTCAACGAGAAGATCGTCGCCGCCGTGGGTCAGGGCGTCGCCCCGATCCTGTGCGTGGGCGAGGGCCTGGACGTGCGCAAGGCCGGCGAGCAGATCTCCTACACGCTGGCTCAGGTCGAGGGCGCCCTCGCGGGCATCCCCGCCGCGCAGCTCGCCACGCTCGTCATCGCGTACGAGCCCGTCTGGGCCATCGGCACGGGCGAGGTCGCGACGCCGGAGGACGCGCAGGAGGTCTGCGGTGCCATCCGCGGCGCCCTGGGCGACCTGTACGACGCCGACCTCGCGAACGCGACGCGCATCCTGTACGGCGGCTCGGTGAAGTCGTCCAACGTCGCCGCGATCATGGCGCAGCCCGACGTCGACGGCGCGCTCGTCGGCGGCGCGAGCCTCGACCCCGAGGAGTTCGCCAAGATCGTGCGCTACCAGTCGCACGCGACCGGCGCCTGA
- the secG gene encoding preprotein translocase subunit SecG, translating into MDVLRIILQILLVLTSGFLTLLVLMHKGKGGGLSDMFGGGISSSVGSSGVAERNLNRITVSFALVWTVVIVLLGLLQKVS; encoded by the coding sequence GTGGACGTGCTGCGCATCATCCTCCAGATCCTGCTGGTCCTCACCAGCGGCTTCCTCACCCTGCTCGTGCTCATGCACAAGGGCAAGGGCGGCGGCCTCTCCGACATGTTCGGCGGCGGGATCTCGAGCTCGGTGGGCAGCTCCGGCGTCGCCGAGCGCAACCTCAACCGGATCACCGTGTCGTTCGCCCTCGTCTGGACGGTCGTCATCGTGCTCCTGGGGCTCCTCCAGAAGGTGAGCTGA
- a CDS encoding RNA polymerase-binding protein RbpA translates to MAGGNAIRGSRVGAGPLGESERGEIAPRFWVSYWCANGHETRPSFSSEAEIEAPETWDCPRCGFPAGQDRENPPTPSRNEPYKTHLAYVKERRSDEDGVAILDEALAALRARRGR, encoded by the coding sequence GTGGCAGGTGGTAACGCGATCCGCGGGTCGCGCGTCGGGGCGGGGCCGCTCGGGGAGTCCGAGCGCGGCGAGATCGCGCCGCGCTTCTGGGTCTCCTACTGGTGCGCGAACGGCCACGAGACGCGCCCGAGCTTCTCCTCGGAGGCGGAGATCGAGGCGCCCGAGACCTGGGACTGCCCCCGCTGCGGGTTCCCGGCCGGGCAGGACCGCGAGAACCCGCCGACGCCGTCGCGCAACGAGCCCTACAAGACGCACCTCGCGTACGTGAAGGAGCGCCGCAGCGACGAGGACGGCGTCGCGATCCTCGACGAGGCGCTCGCTGCGCTGCGTGCTCGCCGCGGCCGCTGA
- a CDS encoding O-methyltransferase, producing MTTGGEHVDPAVTWDAVDAYFGPLVGEDDVLAAAGARARAAGLPEIQVSPAQGRFLQLLALASGARRVLEVGTLGGYSTIWLARALPPDGALVTCEIDAAHVAVARESLAEAGLARIVDVVHGPAADTLRGLVDEGVEPFDLVFVDADKPSNPVYLDLALRLSRPGTLIVVDNTVRGGAVADAESTDPNVLGVREMVERVVADPRLDATALQTVGSKGYDGFVLARVR from the coding sequence ATGACGACCGGCGGCGAGCACGTGGACCCCGCGGTCACGTGGGACGCGGTCGACGCGTACTTCGGGCCGCTCGTGGGCGAGGACGACGTGCTCGCCGCCGCCGGCGCGAGGGCGCGCGCTGCGGGCCTCCCGGAGATCCAGGTCTCCCCCGCGCAGGGGCGGTTCCTGCAGCTTCTCGCGCTCGCGTCCGGCGCGCGCCGGGTGCTGGAGGTCGGGACGCTCGGCGGCTACTCGACGATCTGGCTCGCCCGCGCGCTGCCGCCCGACGGCGCGCTCGTCACGTGCGAGATCGATGCCGCGCACGTCGCGGTCGCGCGGGAGTCCCTGGCCGAGGCCGGTCTCGCGAGGATCGTCGACGTCGTGCACGGCCCGGCCGCGGACACGCTGCGGGGCCTCGTCGATGAGGGCGTCGAGCCGTTCGACCTCGTGTTCGTCGACGCCGACAAGCCGTCGAACCCCGTCTACCTCGACCTCGCGCTCCGGCTGTCCCGCCCCGGCACGCTGATCGTCGTGGACAACACCGTCCGTGGCGGCGCCGTCGCCGACGCGGAGAGCACCGACCCGAACGTGCTCGGGGTGCGGGAGATGGTCGAGCGCGTCGTCGCGGACCCTAGGCTCGACGCCACCGCCCTGCAGACGGTGGGGTCGAAGGGCTACGACGGGTTCGTCCTGGCGCGCGTGCGCTGA
- the pgl gene encoding 6-phosphogluconolactonase: MTATRPGDAHASHGRLVVVHPDAGVLAEAVASRLVTRLLDVQSVRSPVHVVLTGGTVGIASLAALERHPARDAVDWSGVHLWWGDERFLPAGDPDRNETQARDALLAHLPQLPAGNVHPMPAADVAATPEESATAYAATLAAYAPDGAEVPAFDVLLLGMGPDGHVASLFPGHPGLDVTGVPTAGVHGSPKPPPERVTLTFEAIARARQVWVVAAGAEKAPAVASALGGAPASETPAAAVTGTERTLWLVDAAAAGTRDADR; encoded by the coding sequence GTGACCGCCACCCGGCCCGGGGACGCGCACGCGTCCCACGGGCGCCTCGTGGTCGTGCACCCCGACGCCGGCGTCCTCGCCGAGGCCGTCGCGTCGCGGCTCGTGACGCGCCTGCTCGACGTGCAGTCGGTGCGCAGCCCGGTGCACGTCGTGCTCACCGGCGGCACCGTCGGCATCGCGAGCCTCGCGGCGCTCGAGCGCCACCCGGCCCGCGACGCCGTCGACTGGTCGGGCGTTCACCTGTGGTGGGGCGACGAGCGCTTCCTGCCCGCCGGGGACCCGGATCGCAATGAGACGCAGGCACGCGACGCGCTGCTCGCCCACCTGCCCCAGCTCCCGGCCGGGAACGTGCACCCGATGCCCGCGGCGGACGTCGCAGCGACCCCCGAGGAGTCGGCCACGGCCTACGCGGCGACGCTCGCCGCGTACGCCCCGGACGGCGCCGAGGTGCCCGCGTTCGACGTGCTCCTGCTCGGGATGGGACCCGACGGCCACGTCGCGTCGCTCTTCCCCGGGCACCCGGGGCTCGACGTGACGGGCGTCCCGACCGCCGGCGTCCACGGTTCGCCGAAGCCGCCGCCGGAGCGCGTGACGCTGACCTTCGAGGCCATCGCGCGAGCCCGTCAGGTGTGGGTGGTCGCCGCGGGTGCGGAGAAGGCACCGGCCGTCGCGTCGGCGCTCGGCGGGGCCCCGGCGTCCGAGACCCCGGCGGCTGCGGTCACGGGCACCGAGCGCACGCTGTGGCTCGTCGACGCCGCGGCGGCGGGCACGCGGGACGCCGACCGATGA
- the opcA gene encoding glucose-6-phosphate dehydrogenase assembly protein OpcA, whose amino-acid sequence MIIDLPDTTTNAVNKRLVRLRDEGGAIALGRVLTLVVIARESDVETSIEAANDASREHPCRVIVVAPSGRSTVPHLDAQIRVGGDAGASEVVVLRTAGPLLEHADTLVMPLLLPDAPIVVWWPGQPPASVDDDPVGAMAQRRITDSITSKDPEATLAQLATSYGPGDSDLAWARVTLWRGLIAAALDQPPYEPVTNVLVEGQAKHTSLDLLAAWLGSRLRCPSQVVRRRGAEAITRVTLERKSGPIILDRPDGRIVTISQPGKPDRRVALPIRTLSEALIEELRRLDPDEIYGEVLTKGLQKVGA is encoded by the coding sequence ATGATCATCGACCTGCCCGACACGACGACGAACGCGGTGAACAAGCGCCTCGTGCGGCTGCGCGACGAGGGCGGCGCGATCGCGCTCGGCCGCGTCCTCACGCTCGTCGTCATCGCGCGCGAGTCCGACGTCGAGACGTCGATCGAGGCGGCGAACGACGCGAGCCGTGAGCACCCGTGCCGCGTCATCGTCGTCGCGCCCTCCGGTCGGAGCACCGTCCCGCACCTCGACGCCCAGATCCGCGTGGGCGGCGACGCCGGCGCGTCCGAGGTCGTCGTGCTGCGGACCGCGGGCCCGCTGCTCGAGCACGCCGACACGCTCGTCATGCCGCTCCTGCTCCCGGACGCACCGATCGTGGTGTGGTGGCCGGGCCAGCCGCCCGCGTCCGTCGACGACGACCCCGTCGGCGCGATGGCTCAGCGCCGCATCACCGACTCGATCACGTCCAAGGACCCCGAGGCGACGCTCGCGCAGCTCGCGACGTCGTACGGCCCCGGGGACTCCGACCTGGCGTGGGCCCGCGTCACGCTGTGGCGCGGGCTCATCGCCGCCGCACTCGACCAGCCGCCGTACGAGCCGGTGACGAACGTCCTGGTCGAGGGGCAGGCGAAGCACACCTCGCTCGACCTGCTCGCGGCGTGGCTCGGCTCTCGGCTGCGCTGCCCCTCGCAGGTCGTGCGCCGTCGCGGCGCCGAGGCGATCACGCGCGTCACGCTCGAGCGCAAGAGCGGGCCGATCATCCTCGACCGCCCGGACGGGCGCATCGTGACGATCAGCCAGCCGGGCAAGCCCGACCGCCGCGTCGCGCTGCCGATCCGGACGCTGAGCGAGGCCCTCATCGAGGAGCTGCGCCGCCTCGACCCGGACGAGATCTACGGCGAGGTGCTCACCAAGGGGCTGCAGAAGGTGGGCGCGTGA
- the zwf gene encoding glucose-6-phosphate dehydrogenase yields the protein MRPAKITPEHNPLRDPLDLRLPRIAGPCGLVIFGVTGDLARKKLMPAVYDLANRGLLPPGFALTGFARRDWADQDFAQVVHDAVKEHARTPFREATWRQLSEGIRFVQGSFDDDQAFERLRETVETLDAERGTGGNHAFYLSVPPSAFPVVCRQLAESGLSRSQEDAWRRVVIEKPFGHDLQSARELDAVVSEVFPPDSVFRIDHYLGKETVQNLLALRFANQMFEPIWNANYVDHVQITMAEDIGIGGRAGYYDGIGAARDVIQNHLLQLLALVAMEEPVSFDAPSLRAEKIKALSAVRLPRELSKHTARGQYAAGWQGGEEVIGFLDEDGIPADSTTETYAAIRVDIDNRRWAGVPFYLRTGKRLGRRVTEVAVVFKKAPHLPFETSQASDLGNNALVIRVQPDEGVTMRFGAKVPGTAMEVRDVTMDFGYGHAFTESSPEAYERLILDVLLGDPPLFPTREEVELSWKILDPITAHWAAKGTPDQYRSGTWGPESADTMLARDGRSWRRP from the coding sequence GTGAGACCGGCCAAGATCACGCCAGAGCACAACCCGCTGCGCGACCCCCTCGACCTGCGCCTGCCCCGGATCGCGGGCCCCTGCGGGCTCGTCATCTTCGGCGTCACGGGCGACCTCGCCCGCAAGAAGCTCATGCCCGCGGTGTACGACCTGGCCAACCGCGGCCTGCTCCCCCCGGGCTTCGCGCTCACGGGCTTCGCGCGCCGCGACTGGGCGGACCAGGACTTCGCGCAGGTGGTGCACGACGCCGTCAAGGAGCACGCGCGCACGCCGTTCCGCGAGGCCACCTGGCGCCAGCTCTCCGAGGGCATCCGGTTCGTCCAGGGGTCGTTCGACGACGACCAGGCGTTCGAGCGCCTGCGCGAGACGGTCGAGACGCTCGACGCCGAGCGCGGCACGGGCGGCAACCACGCCTTCTACCTCTCCGTGCCGCCGAGCGCGTTCCCGGTCGTGTGCCGCCAGCTCGCCGAGTCCGGGCTGTCGCGCTCGCAGGAGGACGCGTGGCGCCGCGTCGTCATCGAGAAGCCGTTCGGGCACGACCTCCAGAGCGCACGCGAGCTGGACGCCGTCGTGTCGGAGGTCTTCCCGCCCGACTCGGTGTTCCGCATCGACCACTACCTCGGCAAGGAGACGGTCCAGAACCTCCTCGCCCTGCGGTTCGCCAACCAGATGTTCGAGCCGATCTGGAACGCGAACTACGTGGACCACGTGCAGATCACCATGGCCGAGGACATCGGCATCGGCGGTCGCGCGGGCTATTACGACGGGATCGGCGCCGCGCGCGACGTCATCCAGAACCACCTGCTCCAGCTCCTCGCGCTCGTCGCGATGGAGGAGCCGGTGTCGTTCGACGCCCCGTCGCTGCGCGCCGAGAAGATCAAGGCGCTCTCGGCCGTGCGCCTGCCGCGCGAGCTGTCGAAGCACACCGCGCGCGGCCAGTACGCCGCCGGGTGGCAGGGCGGCGAGGAGGTCATCGGCTTCCTCGACGAGGACGGCATCCCCGCGGACTCGACGACCGAGACGTACGCCGCGATCCGCGTGGACATCGACAACCGCCGCTGGGCGGGCGTCCCGTTCTACCTGCGCACGGGCAAGCGCCTCGGGCGCCGCGTGACCGAGGTCGCGGTCGTGTTCAAGAAGGCCCCGCATCTGCCGTTCGAGACCTCGCAGGCCTCCGACCTCGGCAACAACGCCCTCGTCATCCGCGTCCAGCCCGACGAGGGCGTGACGATGCGGTTCGGCGCGAAGGTCCCGGGCACTGCCATGGAGGTCCGCGACGTCACGATGGACTTCGGGTACGGGCACGCGTTCACCGAGTCCTCCCCCGAGGCCTACGAGCGGCTCATCCTCGACGTCCTCCTCGGCGACCCGCCGCTCTTCCCGACGCGCGAGGAGGTCGAGCTCTCGTGGAAGATCCTCGACCCGATCACCGCGCACTGGGCCGCCAAGGGCACGCCCGACCAGTACCGGTCCGGCACGTGGGGGCCCGAGTCGGCCGACACGATGCTCGCGCGGGACGGCCGCTCGTGGCGGCGCCCGTGA
- the tal gene encoding transaldolase, whose protein sequence is MTQSPTVPGPIEQLTGAGVSIWLDDLSRERLRTGNLADLVATRGVVGVTTNPTIFAAALAKGDAYDAQLAELAPAGVDDAAVEAAVERITTDDVRAAADLLRPVYDATDGVDGRVSIEVDPRLAHDADKTVVTAERLWATIDRPNVYIKIPATVAGLDAISRTLAQGISVNVTLIFSLARYRAVMDAFAIGLEQARADGIDLAPVGSVASFFVSRVDTAVDAALEKVGTPEALDLRGQAAIANARLAFEAYEEFRQTDRWRSLAASGAHPQRPLWASTGVKNPEYRDTMYVDELVTDGIVNTMPEATLQAFADHGVVTGDTVTGTASASRRTLETVESFGVSLVEVTDRLEEEGVRKFEDSWTDLLATTRDGLRDAAGS, encoded by the coding sequence ATGACGCAGTCCCCCACCGTCCCCGGCCCCATCGAGCAGCTCACGGGAGCGGGCGTGTCGATCTGGCTCGACGACCTCTCCCGAGAACGGCTGCGCACCGGCAACCTCGCCGACCTCGTGGCGACGCGCGGCGTCGTCGGCGTGACCACGAACCCCACGATCTTCGCGGCGGCGCTCGCGAAGGGCGACGCCTACGACGCCCAGCTCGCCGAGCTCGCGCCCGCCGGCGTGGACGACGCGGCCGTGGAGGCCGCCGTCGAGCGGATCACGACGGACGACGTGCGCGCCGCCGCGGACCTGCTGCGCCCGGTCTACGACGCGACCGACGGCGTCGACGGGCGCGTCTCGATCGAGGTCGACCCGCGCCTCGCGCACGACGCCGACAAGACGGTCGTCACGGCCGAGCGCCTGTGGGCCACCATCGACCGGCCCAACGTCTACATCAAGATCCCCGCGACGGTCGCCGGCCTCGACGCGATCTCCCGCACGCTCGCGCAGGGCATCAGCGTCAACGTGACGCTCATCTTCTCGCTCGCGCGCTACCGCGCCGTCATGGACGCGTTCGCGATCGGTCTCGAGCAGGCGCGCGCGGACGGCATCGACCTCGCGCCCGTCGGCTCGGTCGCGTCCTTCTTCGTCTCCCGCGTCGACACCGCGGTGGACGCCGCGCTCGAGAAGGTCGGCACCCCGGAGGCGCTCGACCTGCGCGGCCAGGCCGCGATCGCCAACGCCCGGCTCGCGTTCGAGGCCTACGAGGAGTTCCGCCAGACGGACCGCTGGCGCTCGCTCGCCGCGTCCGGCGCGCACCCGCAGCGCCCGCTGTGGGCCTCGACCGGCGTGAAGAACCCGGAGTACCGCGACACCATGTACGTCGACGAGCTCGTCACGGACGGGATCGTCAACACCATGCCCGAGGCGACGCTGCAGGCGTTCGCCGACCACGGCGTCGTGACGGGCGACACGGTCACCGGCACGGCGTCCGCCTCCCGCCGCACCCTGGAGACGGTCGAGTCCTTCGGCGTCTCGCTCGTCGAGGTCACCGACCGCCTCGAGGAGGAGGGCGTGCGCAAGTTCGAGGACAGCTGGACCGACCTCCTCGCCACGACGCGCGACGGCCTGCGCGACGCCGCCGGCTCCTGA
- the tkt gene encoding transketolase, translated as MNALSPAHTPLDWTDLDDRAVKTIKALAADAVEKVGNGHPGTAISLAPAAYLLFQKVMRHDPSDDHWVGRDRFVLSAGHSSLTIYLQLFLAGYGLEMADIEALRTWGSKTPGHPEYKHTKGVEITTGPLGQGLASSVGMAFAARRERGLLDPSTAPGESPFDHHVYVIASDGDLQEGVTSEASSLAGHQQLGNLVVIWDDNKISIEDDTDIAFTEDVLARYAAYGWHTQRVDWTNGGTGYAEDVDALHAAIEAAKAETGKPSIIALRTIIGYPSPTKQNTGGIHGSAMGADEIKGLKIELGLDPEASFAIDDEVLAYTRAVGERQGDARAAWETAFAAWKTANPSGAELLDRLEKRELPAGWEDALPTFEAGKAVATRSASGKVLTALKDVLPELWGGSADLAGSNNTTMDGEPSFVPVEHATKKFPGHEYGRTLHFGIREHAMGAILNGIVLHGGTRAYGGTFLQFSDYMRPAVRLAALMEIPTTFVWTHDSIGLGEDGPTHQPVEHLAALRAIPGLDVVRPADANETSWAWRTILENTERPAGIILTRQNVPTFPRGTEGYADASGTARGGYVLLDTEGTPDVILIGTGSEVQLAVEAREILAGEGVQARVVSLPSREWFDGQDAAYRESVLPAAVRARVSVEAGVAQGWRELVGDAGRSVSLEHYGASADYQVLYSEFGITSEAVASAARESIAAARGDDAPGAAPTPSEGGTGDQR; from the coding sequence GTGAACGCGTTGTCCCCTGCTCACACGCCCCTGGACTGGACGGACCTGGACGACCGGGCCGTCAAGACGATCAAGGCGCTCGCCGCCGACGCGGTGGAGAAGGTGGGCAACGGCCACCCCGGCACCGCGATCTCGCTGGCCCCGGCCGCCTACCTCCTGTTCCAGAAGGTCATGCGCCACGACCCGTCGGACGACCACTGGGTCGGCCGCGACCGGTTCGTGCTCTCGGCGGGCCACTCGTCGCTCACGATCTACCTCCAGCTCTTCCTCGCCGGGTACGGCCTGGAGATGGCGGACATCGAGGCCCTGCGCACGTGGGGCTCCAAGACCCCCGGCCACCCCGAGTACAAGCACACCAAGGGCGTCGAGATCACGACCGGCCCGCTCGGCCAGGGCCTCGCGTCCTCCGTCGGCATGGCCTTCGCGGCCCGCCGCGAGCGCGGTCTGCTGGACCCGTCGACCGCCCCGGGCGAGTCGCCGTTCGACCACCACGTGTACGTCATCGCGTCCGACGGCGACCTGCAGGAGGGCGTGACGAGCGAGGCGTCCTCGCTGGCCGGCCACCAGCAGCTCGGCAACCTCGTCGTCATCTGGGACGACAACAAGATCTCCATCGAGGACGACACGGACATCGCGTTCACCGAGGACGTCCTCGCGCGCTACGCGGCGTACGGCTGGCACACCCAGCGCGTCGACTGGACCAACGGCGGCACCGGCTACGCGGAGGACGTCGACGCGCTGCACGCCGCGATCGAGGCCGCCAAGGCCGAGACCGGCAAGCCGTCGATCATCGCGCTGCGCACGATCATCGGCTACCCGTCGCCGACCAAGCAGAACACCGGCGGCATCCACGGCTCGGCCATGGGCGCGGACGAGATCAAGGGCCTCAAGATCGAGCTCGGCCTCGACCCCGAGGCGAGCTTCGCGATCGACGACGAGGTGCTCGCGTACACGCGCGCCGTCGGCGAGCGCCAGGGCGACGCGCGCGCCGCCTGGGAGACCGCCTTCGCCGCGTGGAAGACCGCGAACCCCTCGGGCGCCGAGCTCCTCGACCGGCTCGAGAAGCGCGAGCTGCCCGCGGGCTGGGAGGACGCGCTCCCCACGTTCGAGGCGGGCAAGGCCGTCGCGACGCGATCCGCGTCGGGCAAGGTCCTCACCGCGCTCAAGGACGTGCTCCCCGAGCTGTGGGGCGGCTCGGCCGACCTCGCCGGCTCCAACAACACGACCATGGACGGCGAGCCGTCGTTCGTGCCCGTCGAGCACGCGACCAAGAAGTTCCCCGGCCACGAGTACGGGCGCACGCTGCACTTCGGCATCCGTGAGCACGCCATGGGCGCGATCCTCAACGGCATCGTCCTGCACGGCGGCACGCGCGCCTACGGCGGCACCTTCCTCCAGTTCAGCGACTACATGCGTCCCGCGGTGCGGCTCGCCGCGCTCATGGAGATCCCGACGACGTTCGTGTGGACGCACGACTCGATCGGCCTGGGCGAGGACGGCCCGACGCACCAGCCCGTCGAGCACCTCGCCGCGCTGCGCGCCATCCCGGGCCTCGACGTCGTCCGCCCGGCCGACGCCAACGAGACCTCGTGGGCCTGGCGCACGATCCTGGAGAACACCGAGCGCCCGGCGGGCATCATCCTCACGCGTCAGAACGTCCCGACGTTCCCGCGCGGCACCGAGGGCTACGCCGACGCCTCGGGCACCGCCCGCGGCGGCTACGTGCTGCTCGACACCGAGGGCACGCCCGACGTCATCCTCATCGGCACCGGCTCCGAGGTGCAGCTCGCCGTCGAGGCGCGCGAGATCCTCGCGGGCGAGGGCGTGCAGGCGCGCGTCGTCTCCCTCCCGAGCCGCGAGTGGTTCGACGGTCAGGACGCCGCCTACCGCGAGTCCGTCCTGCCGGCCGCCGTCCGCGCGCGCGTGTCCGTCGAGGCGGGCGTGGCGCAGGGCTGGCGCGAGCTCGTCGGCGACGCCGGCCGCTCCGTGAGCCTCGAGCACTACGGCGCCTCGGCCGACTACCAGGTGCTGTACAGCGAGTTCGGCATCACGTCCGAGGCCGTCGCCTCGGCGGCGCGCGAGTCGATCGCGGCGGCGCGCGGCGACGACGCCCCGGGCGCCGCGCCGACGCCGTCGGAGGGCGGCACTGGCGACCAGCGCTGA